A single Leishmania major strain Friedlin complete genome, chromosome 24 DNA region contains:
- a CDS encoding putative DNAJ domain protein, whose product MFLRTRTLCYTVHTPRGINFGLSADDAICRIQDKYGRRWLGAQLDYLRLETPSKEFLPFYFCRGRIHASFVGNVSYSVNTTSGDGKSTRSSTRYVSTSLQTLNSVFEENKTQIYAGYKYNIAHVHHALRGDQLSYSLRKMYEVDTTGAIINLFEQSTGTMMKFVEMEVRQQAEKTARSLVRSFHPSADSVTVEFKEFTFHLDDVTPTFVPCFVVKAEYDAERYTLYVSGLNGQVGGPYLLNSVYIARTTALATLSAALLLVPNKVAGFFFGSVACVATYYAAFFAARWYPVMRRNWNRQKRERLRRENLGLDQAGYRPSTSSQRIQQEYRSSTYWDTHAYHQRRHTDSHGPRSASSSSSSSSSSSFSAHSVADPLGYYRALGLHGDESVNEIRSAYRRIVLKQHPDVGGSSEAMVKANDAYRVLRDPKRRAAYDQR is encoded by the coding sequence ATGTTTCTACGCACGCGCACTTTGTGTTACACAGTGCACACCCCACGCGGTATCAACTTCGGCCTCTCCGCCGACGATGCGATCTGTCGCATCCAGGACAAGTATGGGCGCCGTTGGctcggcgcgcagctcgACTACCTCCGTCTGGAGACGCCATCGAAGGAGTTCTTGCCTTTTTACttctgccgcggccgcatccACGCCTCCTTCGTCGGCAATGTGAGCTACAGCGTCAACACGACCTCCGGCGATGGCAAGAGTACGCGCTCCTCCACCCGCTACGTCAGCACGTCCTTGCAGACCCTCAACAGCGTCTTCGAGGAAAATAAAACGCAAATCTACGCCGGCTACAAGTACAACATCGCCCACGTCCAtcacgcgctgcgcggcgatcAGCTTAGCTACTCGCTGCGCAAGATGTACGAGGTGGACACTACCGGGGCCATCATCAACCTCTTCGAGCAGTCGACCGGGACAATGATGAAGTTTGTCGAAATggaggtgcggcagcaggcggagAAGACCGCTCGCTCCCTCGTCCGGTCCTTCCACCCCTCCGCCGACTCCGTCACGGTGGAGTTTAAGGAGTTCACGTTCCACCTTGACGATGTCACCCCCACGTTTGTGCCATGCTTCGTCGTCAAGGCGGAATACGATGCGGAGCGCTACACGCTCTACGTGTCAGGCCTCAACGGCCAGGTCGGCGGTCCGTATCTGCTCAACTCGGTGTACATAGCCCGCACCACTGCCCTCGCCACCCTgtccgccgcgctgctccttGTGCCTAACAAGGTGGCGGGCTTCTTCTTCGGCTCCGTGGCGTGTGTGGCCACCTACTACGCGGCCTTCTTCGCGGCTCGCTGGTACCCGGTGATGCGACGCAACTGGAACCGCCAGAAAcgggagcggctgcgccgtgAGAACCTTGGGCTCGATCAAGCCGGGTACCGccccagcacctcctcccaACGCATTCAGCAGGAGTACCGCTCCTCCACCTACTGGGACACCCACGCCTATCACCAGCGACGCCACACTGACTCGCATGGGCCGCGATctgcctcgtcgtcgtcgtcgtcctcctcctcctcgagcttCTCTGCGCATTCAGTGGCAGACCCGCTCGGGTACTACCGCGCGTTGGGCCTCCACGGTGACGAGTCGGTCAACGAAATCCGCAGCGCGTATCGGCGAATCGTGCTGAAGCAGCACCCCGACGTTGGTGGCTCGAGTGAGGCGATGGTGAAGGCGAACGACGCCTATCGCGTCCTTCGCGATCCAAAGCGGCGAGCGGCCTACGACCAGCGCTAA